The Flavobacterium sp. 123 genome contains a region encoding:
- the eno gene encoding phosphopyruvate hydratase — protein sequence MSIIVKIHARQIFDSRGNPTIEVDVITENGVLGRAAVPSGASTGEHEAVELRDGGKAFLGKGVLNAVKNVNTLIADELVGTSVFEQNVLDQMMIDLDGTPNKSKLGANAILGVSLAAAKAAANELGLPLYRYVGGVSANTLPVPMMNIINGGSHSDAPIAFQEFMIFPVKATSFSQSMQMGTEIFHSLKKVLHDRGLSTAVGDEGGFAPNLAGGTEDALDTIKKAVENAGYTFGDEIMIALDCAASEFYVNGKYDYTKFEGETGKIRTSEEQATYLAELAAKYPIISIEDGMYENDWDGWKLLTEKIGDKVQLVGDDLFVTNVERLSTGIEKGIANSILVKVNQIGTLTETIAAVNMAKNAGYTSVMSHRSGETEDNTIADLAVALNCGQIKTGSASRSDRMAKYNQLLRIEEELGNTAYFPGKNAFKIK from the coding sequence ATGAGTATTATTGTTAAAATTCACGCAAGACAAATTTTTGATTCTAGAGGTAACCCTACAATAGAAGTTGATGTAATAACTGAAAACGGAGTTCTAGGAAGAGCTGCTGTTCCATCTGGAGCTTCAACTGGAGAACATGAGGCTGTAGAATTACGTGATGGAGGAAAAGCTTTTTTAGGAAAAGGAGTTTTGAATGCAGTGAAAAATGTAAATACTCTTATCGCTGATGAGTTAGTAGGTACTTCTGTTTTTGAACAAAATGTACTTGATCAAATGATGATTGATTTAGACGGTACGCCAAATAAATCTAAATTAGGAGCTAATGCTATTCTTGGTGTTTCTCTTGCGGCTGCAAAAGCAGCAGCAAATGAATTAGGTTTGCCTTTGTATAGATACGTAGGTGGTGTTTCTGCAAATACATTGCCAGTTCCAATGATGAATATCATCAACGGTGGTTCACATTCTGATGCACCTATTGCATTTCAAGAATTTATGATTTTCCCTGTAAAAGCAACTTCTTTTTCACAATCTATGCAAATGGGAACAGAAATTTTCCACAGCTTGAAAAAAGTTTTGCATGACAGAGGTCTTTCTACGGCTGTAGGTGATGAAGGTGGTTTTGCACCTAATTTAGCTGGAGGAACTGAAGATGCTTTGGATACTATCAAAAAAGCAGTTGAAAATGCTGGATATACTTTTGGTGATGAAATTATGATTGCTTTAGACTGTGCTGCTTCAGAATTTTATGTAAACGGAAAATACGATTATACTAAATTTGAAGGAGAAACTGGAAAAATCAGAACTTCAGAAGAGCAAGCTACTTATTTAGCTGAATTAGCTGCTAAATATCCTATTATTTCTATTGAAGATGGAATGTATGAAAATGATTGGGATGGATGGAAATTGCTTACTGAAAAAATTGGAGATAAAGTACAATTAGTTGGAGATGATTTGTTCGTTACTAATGTAGAGCGTTTGTCAACAGGTATTGAAAAAGGAATCGCTAATTCAATTCTTGTAAAAGTAAACCAAATTGGTACTTTGACAGAAACTATTGCTGCTGTAAATATGGCCAAAAATGCTGGTTATACTTCAGTAATGTCTCACCGTTCTGGAGAAACAGAGGATAATACAATTGCTGATTTAGCTGTAGCTTTAAACTGTGGTCAAATAAAAACTGGTTCAGCTTCTCGTTCTGATCGTATGGCAAAATACAATCAATTATTGAGAATTGAAGAGGAACTTGGTAACACAGCTTATTTTCCAGGTAAAAATGCATTTAAAATAAAATAA
- a CDS encoding dimethylarginine dimethylaminohydrolase family protein, producing MLKLNIKNETSRLRAVVLGSAVSNGPTPNVEDAYDPKSLEHILAGTYPIEADMVVEMEAFNKVLQKYDVTVFRPELIENYNQIFTRDIGFVIDDIFIKSNILPDRERELDAIQYIIDQINPKKVVRPPEEVHIEGGDVMLWNNYILVGTYKGSDYKDYITARTNWQGVEYLRKLFPNKIVKEFDLVKSKIEARDNALHLDCCFQPVGENKGIIYKRGFREEADYLFLVDLFGKENLFHIRRKEMYHMNSNVFSIAPNVVVSEKNFTRLNNWLRENGFTVEEIPYAEIAKQEGLLRCSTLPLIRD from the coding sequence ATGCTGAAGTTAAATATAAAGAATGAAACATCACGATTGCGAGCAGTTGTTTTAGGTTCTGCAGTTAGCAATGGGCCTACTCCTAATGTTGAAGATGCTTATGATCCAAAATCTTTAGAGCATATACTTGCCGGTACATATCCTATTGAAGCAGATATGGTAGTAGAGATGGAAGCATTTAATAAAGTGCTTCAGAAATATGATGTTACGGTTTTTCGTCCTGAACTAATTGAAAACTACAATCAGATTTTCACTAGAGATATTGGCTTTGTTATAGATGATATTTTTATTAAGTCGAATATTTTACCAGATAGGGAACGAGAGTTAGATGCTATCCAATATATAATTGACCAAATTAATCCTAAAAAAGTAGTGCGCCCTCCTGAAGAAGTTCATATAGAAGGAGGTGACGTGATGTTGTGGAATAACTATATTTTAGTGGGAACGTATAAAGGGAGTGACTATAAAGATTATATTACAGCAAGAACAAATTGGCAAGGTGTTGAATACCTTAGAAAATTATTTCCAAATAAAATTGTCAAAGAATTTGACTTGGTTAAATCAAAAATAGAGGCTCGTGATAATGCGCTACATTTAGATTGTTGTTTTCAGCCAGTAGGTGAGAATAAAGGAATTATTTATAAAAGAGGATTTCGAGAAGAAGCTGATTATTTGTTTCTAGTAGATCTTTTTGGTAAAGAAAATCTGTTTCATATCCGAAGAAAAGAAATGTATCACATGAATTCAAATGTTTTTTCGATAGCGCCTAATGTAGTAGTTTCGGAGAAGAATTTTACTCGACTAAACAATTGGCTTCGTGAAAATGGTTTTACAGTTGAAGAAATTCCATACGCAGAAATAGCTAAACAAGAAGGTTTATTGCGTTGTTCTACATTACCATTAATAAGAGATTAA
- the rplQ gene encoding 50S ribosomal protein L17, with protein sequence MRHGKKFNHLGRQTAHRKSMLANMACSLIEHKRINTTVAKAKALKQFVEPLITKSKADTTHNRRIVFSYLRSKYAVTDLFRDVAAKVGDRPGGYTRIIKVGNRLGDNADMAMIELVDFNELYNGGKKEVKKAKSRRGGKAKKADEATDAPVAETETTTDIAE encoded by the coding sequence ATGAGACACGGAAAAAAATTCAATCACTTAGGCAGACAGACTGCGCATAGAAAATCTATGTTAGCTAATATGGCTTGTTCTCTTATTGAGCACAAACGTATTAACACTACTGTTGCTAAAGCAAAAGCGCTTAAACAATTCGTTGAGCCTTTAATAACAAAATCTAAAGCAGATACGACTCACAATCGTCGTATTGTTTTTTCATACTTACGTAGCAAATATGCAGTAACTGATTTGTTCAGAGATGTAGCTGCTAAAGTTGGTGACCGTCCAGGTGGATACACACGTATCATTAAAGTTGGAAATCGTTTAGGAGATAATGCTGATATGGCAATGATCGAATTAGTAGATTTCAATGAACTTTACAATGGAGGTAAAAAAGAAGTTAAAAAAGCAAAAAGCCGTCGTGGTGGTAAAGCTAAGAAAGCTGATGAAGCTACTGATGCTCCAGTTGCTGAAACTGAAACAACTACTGACATTGCTGAATAA
- a CDS encoding MarC family NAAT transporter, which translates to MDLFIYLFAALFSVLNPIGTVPIFVGLTHEDSKKERSRISLWTAVNVFIILIVSFFIGQYVLTFFGISIDALRIAGGIIIVSSGFSLLSGKFNKKRGINKKIETDAQKRNDIALTPLAIPMLAGPGSISLLIAFYQEHHSTSEIIISSLAIFSIALAIFAILKSAHYLAKILGASGIVAISRIIGFIVIAIGIQYIVSAMINIIKGNLL; encoded by the coding sequence ATGGATCTTTTTATCTATTTATTTGCTGCTTTATTTTCAGTACTAAATCCTATTGGAACCGTTCCTATTTTTGTAGGATTAACGCATGAGGACTCTAAAAAAGAGCGCTCTAGAATTTCATTATGGACAGCTGTCAATGTTTTTATTATTCTAATTGTTTCTTTTTTTATTGGACAATATGTTTTGACTTTTTTTGGAATCAGCATTGATGCATTACGAATTGCAGGAGGAATTATAATTGTAAGCTCAGGATTTTCATTACTTTCGGGTAAGTTTAACAAAAAAAGAGGTATCAACAAGAAAATTGAAACTGATGCTCAAAAAAGGAATGACATTGCCTTAACTCCTTTGGCGATTCCTATGCTTGCAGGACCAGGATCTATTTCATTATTAATAGCATTTTATCAAGAACACCATTCTACTTCTGAAATCATCATTTCTTCTTTAGCAATTTTTTCTATTGCACTTGCTATTTTTGCTATTTTAAAAAGTGCTCATTATCTCGCTAAAATACTTGGTGCATCCGGAATTGTAGCCATTTCAAGAATTATTGGTTTCATTGTAATTGCAATTGGAATTCAATATATCGTGAGTGCAATGATAAATATTATCAAAGGAAATTTACTTTAA
- the rpsK gene encoding 30S ribosomal protein S11, whose product MAKATAKKRKVIVESTGEAHISATFNNIIISLTNKKGEVISWSSAGKMGFRGSKKNTPYAAQMAAEDCSKVALEAGLKKVKVYVKGPGNGRESAIRSLHNGGIEVTEIIDVTPMPHNGCRPPKRRRV is encoded by the coding sequence ATGGCTAAAGCAACTGCAAAAAAACGTAAAGTTATCGTTGAATCAACGGGTGAAGCTCATATTTCTGCTACCTTCAACAATATCATTATTTCTTTGACTAACAAAAAAGGTGAAGTTATTTCTTGGTCTTCAGCTGGTAAAATGGGTTTTAGAGGTTCTAAAAAGAACACTCCATACGCGGCTCAAATGGCAGCAGAAGATTGTAGTAAAGTAGCTCTTGAAGCTGGACTTAAAAAAGTGAAAGTATATGTTAAAGGACCAGGAAACGGACGTGAGTCTGCTATCCGTTCTTTGCATAATGGTGGAATTGAAGTTACAGAGATTATCGATGTTACTCCAATGCCCCACAATGGATGTCGTCCTCCTAAAAGACGTAGAGTTTAA
- the carA gene encoding glutamine-hydrolyzing carbamoyl-phosphate synthase small subunit — MKYTTRQKAILLLSDGTIFHGKSIGISGTTFGEVCFNTGMTGYQEIFTDPSYFGQLMVATNAHIGNYGVNDSEVESQSIKIAGLVCKNFSFNYSREDASGSLEDYFTKQNLICISDVDTRALVSYIRDNGAMNAVICTDGTPIEELKASLANVPDMKGLELASKVSTKEPYFFGDENATYKISALDLGIKTNILRNLAKRDCYIKVFPFDSSYQDLSAFNPDGYFLSNGPGDPEPLSSAIQVAKEILENNKPLFGICLGHQVIGLANGISTYKMFNGHRGINHPVKNIITGKGEITSQNHGFAVNKEELDNHPNLEITHLHLNDGTVAGMRMKNKNCFSVQYHPEASPGPHDSSYLFDQFIENIKG, encoded by the coding sequence ATGAAATATACAACACGACAAAAAGCAATACTTTTATTAAGTGACGGAACCATATTCCATGGCAAATCTATTGGAATCAGCGGAACTACTTTTGGAGAGGTTTGTTTTAACACAGGAATGACAGGTTACCAAGAAATATTTACTGACCCTTCTTATTTTGGTCAATTGATGGTAGCTACTAATGCCCATATTGGGAACTACGGAGTAAATGATTCAGAAGTTGAATCGCAAAGTATTAAAATTGCTGGTTTAGTTTGTAAAAATTTTAGTTTTAATTACTCACGTGAAGATGCTTCAGGGAGTTTAGAAGATTATTTTACAAAACAAAACCTTATCTGTATATCTGATGTAGATACACGTGCCTTGGTTAGTTACATACGTGACAACGGAGCTATGAATGCGGTTATTTGTACTGATGGAACGCCAATTGAAGAATTAAAAGCGTCTTTAGCAAATGTTCCAGATATGAAAGGTTTAGAATTAGCTTCTAAAGTTTCTACTAAAGAACCTTATTTTTTTGGTGATGAGAATGCTACCTATAAAATTTCTGCTCTTGATTTAGGAATTAAAACAAATATCCTTCGAAACCTTGCTAAAAGAGATTGTTACATAAAAGTATTCCCTTTTGATTCTTCTTATCAAGACTTGTCTGCATTTAATCCAGATGGCTATTTTTTATCTAATGGACCTGGTGATCCAGAACCTCTTTCTAGTGCTATTCAAGTTGCAAAAGAAATTCTTGAGAACAACAAACCTTTATTTGGAATATGTCTTGGACATCAAGTAATAGGTTTAGCTAACGGAATTTCGACTTATAAAATGTTTAATGGTCACAGAGGAATAAATCACCCTGTAAAAAATATTATTACAGGAAAAGGTGAAATCACTTCCCAAAATCATGGTTTTGCTGTTAATAAAGAAGAATTAGACAATCATCCTAATCTTGAAATTACACATCTTCATCTGAATGATGGAACAGTAGCTGGTATGCGTATGAAAAACAAAAATTGTTTTTCTGTACAATATCACCCAGAAGCTAGTCCAGGACCACATGATTCATCGTATTTATTCGATCAATTTATTGAAAATATAAAAGGATAA
- the ctlX gene encoding citrulline utilization hydrolase CtlX, with product MKQTTNSILMIRPVAFRMNEQTAVNNYYQKVLDGLSPSTVNDKAQQEFDAFVQKLRLVGVDVTVVDDILNPDTPDSIFPNNWISFHENGDVALYPMFAENRRLERREDILDILEEKGFVINNIMDYTSAEEDGFFLEGTGSLVLDRENGKAYCALSPRADEELFIEFCEDFEFTPVIFEAFQTVGKERKLIYHTNVMMCLAETFAVICADCIDDKKERKMVLESLRGDEKEVILITEDQVNNFAGNMLEVKGTDDRRYLVMSASAHQSLTKKQIAQLEEHVTILSSSLDTIEACGGGSARCMMAEIFLPRE from the coding sequence ATGAAACAAACTACTAATTCCATATTGATGATTCGCCCTGTAGCGTTTCGTATGAATGAGCAAACGGCTGTAAATAATTATTATCAAAAAGTTCTTGATGGTCTTTCGCCGTCAACGGTAAATGATAAGGCGCAACAGGAATTTGATGCCTTTGTTCAAAAATTAAGACTTGTTGGGGTTGATGTAACAGTTGTTGATGATATTCTAAATCCAGATACGCCAGATAGTATTTTTCCAAATAATTGGATTTCTTTTCATGAAAATGGAGATGTAGCTTTATATCCTATGTTTGCTGAAAATCGTCGTTTAGAACGTAGAGAAGATATTTTGGATATCCTGGAAGAAAAAGGATTCGTAATCAATAATATAATGGATTATACATCGGCTGAGGAAGACGGCTTTTTCTTGGAAGGTACAGGAAGTTTAGTTTTAGACCGTGAAAATGGGAAAGCGTATTGTGCTTTGTCTCCAAGAGCGGATGAGGAATTATTTATAGAGTTTTGTGAAGATTTTGAATTTACACCAGTTATTTTCGAAGCATTTCAAACGGTTGGTAAAGAGCGAAAGCTGATTTATCATACTAATGTAATGATGTGTCTTGCAGAAACTTTTGCTGTGATTTGTGCGGATTGTATTGACGATAAAAAAGAACGCAAAATGGTACTGGAAAGTTTGAGAGGAGATGAAAAGGAAGTAATTCTGATTACGGAGGACCAAGTGAATAATTTTGCAGGAAATATGCTTGAAGTTAAGGGAACTGATGATAGACGATATTTAGTCATGAGCGCATCAGCTCACCAAAGCTTAACTAAAAAACAAATAGCACAACTTGAAGAACATGTAACAATTTTGAGTTCTAGTTTAGATACTATTGAAGCATGTGGCGGAGGAAGTGCCAGGTGTATGATGGCAGAAATTTTCTTGCCAAGAGAATAA
- a CDS encoding sodium:solute symporter, whose product MTPFAILSLIIIYFGILFLISHFVSNKNSGNDAFFKANKNSKWYLVAFGMIGTALSGVTFISVPGEVGAPTGEQFKYFQFVLGNAIGFIIIAKKLLPLYYRMNLTSIYGYIEHRLGMYSYKTAATIFLISRTIGSSFRLYLVVIVLQRFVFDHYGIPFAVTVLISLALIFAYTYKGGLKTIIITDTLQTFFLVSSVFLTIYFICDSLHLNIFEAFEKVKTSNYSKVFFFEDFVSSKFHFVKQILGGIFVTIAMVGLDQDLMQKNLSCATIGEAQKNMFTFTGIFVFINIFFLSVGALLYIYANQNGIEVPLDLVSGKPRTDLLFPEIAFHHLTIIPSIVFLLGLTAATFATTDSALTALTTSFCVDFLGMDKAENLNKPNVIRTRHLVHIGFSFLMFLVIVFFNSINDSSVVGMIFRVASYTYGPLLGLYCFGLFVKTKTVKDKLVPIICFIAPALTYFVSENSKTLFFGYVFDNELIIVNAFITFLGLLLISKPAIKETRF is encoded by the coding sequence ATGACTCCATTTGCTATTCTATCACTCATCATAATTTACTTTGGAATTTTATTTCTCATTTCTCATTTTGTAAGTAACAAAAACAGTGGAAACGATGCCTTTTTTAAAGCGAATAAAAATTCCAAATGGTATTTAGTTGCTTTTGGAATGATTGGAACAGCACTTTCTGGCGTAACTTTCATATCTGTCCCAGGAGAAGTAGGAGCACCAACAGGAGAACAATTCAAGTATTTTCAATTTGTATTAGGAAATGCGATTGGGTTTATAATTATTGCTAAAAAATTATTGCCCCTCTATTACAGAATGAACCTAACCTCAATATACGGATATATCGAACACCGATTAGGAATGTATTCCTATAAAACTGCCGCAACCATTTTCTTAATAAGCAGAACTATCGGTTCCTCATTCAGGCTCTACCTAGTGGTGATAGTTTTACAACGCTTTGTATTTGATCATTACGGAATTCCGTTTGCAGTTACTGTTTTAATATCATTAGCTTTGATATTTGCCTATACGTATAAAGGTGGTTTAAAAACCATCATCATTACAGACACATTACAAACTTTCTTCTTAGTTTCTTCCGTTTTTTTGACTATTTATTTCATTTGTGATAGTCTACATTTAAATATTTTTGAGGCTTTTGAAAAAGTAAAAACCAGCAATTATTCTAAAGTATTTTTCTTTGAAGATTTCGTTTCTAGCAAATTTCATTTTGTTAAGCAAATTCTGGGTGGAATTTTCGTGACTATAGCTATGGTAGGATTAGATCAAGATTTAATGCAAAAAAACCTAAGCTGTGCAACTATTGGCGAAGCCCAAAAAAACATGTTCACCTTTACAGGTATATTTGTTTTTATCAACATCTTTTTTCTAAGTGTTGGTGCTTTGCTTTATATTTATGCGAATCAAAACGGTATTGAAGTTCCGCTAGATTTAGTTTCTGGAAAGCCAAGAACCGATTTGCTTTTCCCTGAAATAGCCTTTCATCATTTGACTATTATTCCTTCTATCGTTTTTCTATTAGGACTAACAGCGGCAACTTTTGCTACAACAGATTCCGCTTTAACGGCACTTACAACATCGTTTTGCGTTGACTTTCTAGGTATGGATAAAGCTGAAAATCTAAATAAACCAAATGTAATAAGAACGAGACATCTTGTTCATATTGGATTTTCATTTTTAATGTTTCTCGTGATTGTTTTTTTTAATTCAATAAATGACAGCTCTGTCGTTGGAATGATTTTTAGAGTTGCATCATACACCTACGGACCACTTTTAGGCTTGTATTGTTTTGGCCTATTTGTAAAAACCAAAACCGTTAAAGACAAATTAGTCCCTATAATTTGCTTTATAGCTCCAGCGCTGACTTACTTTGTAAGCGAAAATTCAAAAACACTTTTCTTCGGATATGTGTTTGACAACGAATTGATTATCGTAAATGCCTTTATCACATTTTTAGGATTACTATTAATTAGTAAACCTGCCATAAAGGAAACACGATTTTAA
- a CDS encoding citrate synthase codes for MSKIATLEIDGNKFELPVIVGSENEAAVDISKLRDFSGLITLDPGYKNSGSCKSEITFLDGELGILRYRGYSIEELAQKSHFLEVSYLVIFGDLPSSKTLEQFETDIRKYTLVNEEMKNIIDGFPKTAHPMGVLSALTSALTAFNPKSVNVENEKEMYEAVCKTMGKFLVIATWTYRKSMGYPLNYYDNTVGYVENFMRLMFELPTGPYTADPVVVNALDKLFILHADHEQNCSTSTVRMVGSSHAGLFASISAGVSALWGPLHGGANQAVLEMLEEIHATGGDADKYLAKAKDKNDPFRLMGFGHRVYKNFDPRAKIIKKAADEVLGTLGVNDPILDIAKKLEAAALEDEYFKSRNLYPNVDFYSGIIYRALGIPTDMFTVMFAIGRLPGWIAQWKEMRENKEPIGRPRQIYIGYPLRDFKRT; via the coding sequence ATGTCAAAAATAGCAACATTAGAAATAGATGGCAATAAATTTGAACTTCCAGTTATAGTTGGGAGCGAAAATGAAGCAGCTGTCGATATTAGCAAATTACGTGATTTCTCGGGTTTAATTACTCTTGATCCAGGTTACAAAAATTCAGGTTCGTGTAAAAGTGAAATTACTTTCCTTGATGGGGAATTAGGTATTTTACGTTACAGAGGATATTCAATTGAAGAATTGGCTCAAAAGTCTCATTTCCTAGAAGTATCTTATTTAGTTATTTTCGGAGACTTGCCTTCATCTAAAACATTGGAGCAATTTGAAACAGATATTAGAAAGTATACTTTGGTTAACGAAGAAATGAAAAATATCATTGATGGTTTTCCAAAGACAGCACATCCTATGGGAGTTTTGTCTGCTTTGACAAGTGCTTTAACAGCATTTAATCCAAAGTCGGTAAATGTTGAAAATGAAAAAGAAATGTATGAAGCTGTTTGTAAAACCATGGGTAAATTCTTAGTGATTGCTACTTGGACTTACAGAAAAAGCATGGGCTACCCTTTAAATTATTATGACAATACAGTTGGGTACGTTGAGAATTTCATGCGTTTGATGTTTGAGTTACCTACAGGTCCATATACAGCAGATCCAGTTGTGGTAAATGCATTGGATAAATTATTTATTCTTCACGCAGATCATGAGCAAAACTGTTCTACATCTACTGTAAGAATGGTAGGTTCATCTCATGCAGGATTATTTGCTTCTATCTCTGCGGGAGTTTCTGCATTATGGGGACCATTACACGGTGGTGCTAATCAAGCAGTACTTGAAATGTTGGAAGAAATTCATGCTACTGGTGGTGATGCAGATAAGTATTTGGCTAAAGCCAAAGATAAAAATGATCCGTTCCGTTTAATGGGATTCGGACATAGAGTTTATAAAAATTTCGATCCAAGAGCTAAAATTATTAAAAAAGCTGCTGACGAAGTTTTAGGAACTTTAGGAGTTAATGACCCAATTTTGGACATTGCTAAAAAATTAGAAGCTGCTGCTTTAGAGGATGAATACTTTAAATCAAGAAACTTATATCCAAACGTAGATTTTTACTCTGGAATCATTTACAGAGCTTTAGGAATTCCAACAGATATGTTTACAGTTATGTTTGCTATCGGTAGATTACCAGGTTGGATTGCACAATGGAAAGAAATGCGTGAAAATAAAGAACCAATTGGAAGGCCTAGACAAATTTATATTGGATATCCTTTGAGAGACTTTAAAAGAACATAA
- a CDS encoding DNA-directed RNA polymerase subunit alpha, producing the protein MAIFNFQKPDKVIMIDSTDFEGKFEFRPLEPGYGLTVGNALRRVLLSALEGYAITSVRIEGVDHEFSTISGVVEDVTEIILNLKQVRFKRQIEDIDNESVTISVSGKDQLTAGDFQKFISGFQVLNPELVICNLDSKIKLNFDLTIEKGRGYVPAEENKKQNAAIGTIFTDSIFTPVKNVKYAIENFRVEQKTDYEKLVFEIKTDGSINPKDALTEAAKVLIHHFMLFSDERITLEADEIAQTESYDEESLHMRQLLKTKLVDMDLSVRALNCLKAAEVDTLGDLVSFNKNDLMKFRNFGKKSLTELDELVAVKNLNFGMDLAKYKLDKE; encoded by the coding sequence ATGGCAATATTTAATTTTCAGAAGCCCGATAAAGTTATCATGATCGATTCAACCGATTTTGAAGGTAAATTTGAATTTAGACCTTTAGAACCTGGTTATGGATTGACTGTTGGTAATGCACTTAGAAGAGTTTTGCTTTCAGCATTAGAAGGTTATGCAATTACATCTGTTCGAATAGAAGGTGTAGATCATGAGTTTTCTACTATTTCAGGAGTTGTTGAGGATGTTACCGAAATCATTCTTAATCTAAAACAAGTACGTTTTAAACGTCAAATTGAAGATATAGATAATGAATCAGTTACTATTTCTGTTTCAGGTAAAGATCAATTAACAGCTGGTGATTTTCAAAAATTTATTTCAGGTTTCCAAGTTTTGAATCCAGAACTTGTTATCTGTAATTTAGATAGCAAAATCAAACTGAATTTCGATTTAACTATCGAAAAAGGTAGAGGTTATGTTCCTGCTGAAGAGAACAAAAAACAAAATGCTGCTATTGGAACCATTTTTACAGATTCAATTTTTACTCCGGTAAAAAATGTAAAATATGCTATTGAAAACTTCCGTGTTGAGCAAAAAACAGATTATGAAAAATTAGTTTTTGAAATAAAAACTGACGGTTCTATTAATCCAAAAGATGCTCTAACTGAAGCTGCAAAAGTTTTAATTCACCATTTCATGTTATTTTCTGACGAAAGAATTACACTTGAGGCTGATGAGATTGCGCAAACAGAATCATATGATGAAGAGTCATTACACATGAGACAATTGCTTAAAACTAAGCTTGTTGATATGGATCTTTCTGTTAGAGCATTAAATTGCTTGAAAGCGGCTGAAGTTGATACACTTGGTGATTTAGTATCGTTCAATAAAAATGACCTAATGAAATTCCGTAATTTTGGTAAAAAATCTTTAACTGAACTTGATGAACTTGTTGCAGTTAAAAATTTGAACTTCGGTATGGATTTAGCAAAATACAAACTAGATAAAGAATAA
- a CDS encoding CoA-binding protein has protein sequence MKNKKTLVLGASTKPDRYAFKAINMLVEKGHSVLALGQNAGEVAGIKIQTKAIPLKNIDTVTLYLNPARQRDYYNYIVEARPKRVIFNPGTENPEFYQLLDLNNIKAEIACTLVLLATNQY, from the coding sequence ATGAAAAATAAAAAGACCTTAGTTCTTGGAGCATCCACAAAACCAGATAGATATGCTTTTAAAGCAATTAATATGTTGGTAGAGAAAGGACATTCGGTTCTTGCCTTAGGACAAAATGCTGGCGAAGTAGCTGGTATAAAAATTCAAACTAAAGCCATTCCGTTAAAAAACATTGATACTGTTACACTTTACTTAAACCCTGCACGCCAGCGTGACTATTACAATTACATCGTTGAAGCAAGACCAAAACGTGTAATTTTTAATCCAGGAACCGAAAATCCTGAGTTTTATCAATTGTTGGATTTAAATAATATCAAAGCAGAAATAGCTTGTACATTAGTTTTATTGGCTACAAACCAATATTAA
- the rpsD gene encoding 30S ribosomal protein S4, with protein MARYTGPSTRIARKFGEAIFGDDKAFEKRNYPPGQHGMAKKRGKKSEYAVQLMEKQKAKYSYGILEKQFRNLFEKASATKGVTGEVLLQLCEARLDNVVFRMGIAPSRRGARQIVSHRHVTVNGEVVNIPSYHLKPGDKVAVREKSKSLEAIERSLSNSSHVYEWITWNNDLKEGTFVSVPARLQIPENIKEQLIVELYNK; from the coding sequence ATGGCAAGATATACTGGTCCAAGTACAAGAATCGCTCGTAAATTCGGCGAGGCAATTTTCGGAGACGATAAAGCTTTCGAAAAAAGAAATTACCCACCTGGTCAACACGGGATGGCTAAAAAAAGAGGAAAAAAATCTGAATATGCTGTTCAATTAATGGAAAAGCAAAAAGCTAAATATTCTTACGGAATTTTAGAAAAACAATTCAGAAATTTATTCGAAAAAGCATCAGCTACTAAAGGTGTTACTGGTGAAGTTTTATTACAATTGTGTGAAGCAAGATTAGATAACGTAGTTTTCAGAATGGGTATTGCTCCTTCTAGAAGAGGTGCTCGTCAAATCGTTTCTCACAGACACGTTACCGTAAATGGTGAAGTTGTTAATATTCCTTCTTACCACCTTAAACCTGGTGATAAAGTTGCTGTTCGTGAAAAATCTAAATCTTTAGAAGCAATCGAACGTTCTTTATCAAATTCAAGTCATGTTTATGAATGGATTACATGGAATAACGATCTTAAAGAAGGAACTTTTGTTTCTGTACCTGCAAGACTTCAAATTCCAGAAAACATTAAAGAACAATTAATCGTAGAGTTGTACAACAAATAA